One Agrobacterium vitis genomic window carries:
- a CDS encoding four-helix bundle copper-binding protein, with product MHHLSDEMNVCIDNCLACYRECLSMAMGHCLEMGGEHTEPKHLKLMMACAEICRTSAHFMLLGSEHHKHVCRECAEICAQCADDCERVGDMEPCVAACRRCADSCTEMAA from the coding sequence ATGCATCACCTTTCAGATGAAATGAACGTCTGCATCGACAATTGTCTCGCCTGCTATCGCGAGTGTTTATCGATGGCTATGGGGCACTGCCTGGAAATGGGCGGCGAACATACCGAGCCGAAGCATTTGAAGCTCATGATGGCGTGCGCGGAAATTTGCCGGACTTCGGCTCATTTCATGCTCCTGGGTTCAGAGCATCACAAGCACGTCTGTCGAGAATGCGCTGAGATTTGCGCTCAGTGCGCCGACGATTGTGAGCGCGTCGGGGACATGGAACCGTGTGTAGCGGCTTGCCGTCGCTGTGCGGACAGCTGCACAGAAATGGCGGCCTGA
- a CDS encoding copper-transporting P-type ATPase — translation MDDQKGHNGHHHHHDGHEPQATLVGAKSPATDQKDGLIYTCPMHPQVKQVGPGNCPICGMTLEPEVVTAETGPSAEYLDMRRRFWIGLTLAVPVLLLEMGGHLTNLHMVLGAKTSNWIQLVLATPVVLWAGFPFFERAWKSLVSMRLNMFTLIAMGTGVAWTYSLVATLAPGLFPATFRSTDGSVAIYFEAAAVITVLVLLGQVLELQAREQTGGAIRALLDLAPKTARRVRDGVDEDIDLEMVVVGDRLRVRPGEKVPVDGNLIDGRSSVDESMITGESMPVTKEVGAKLIGGTMNQTGGFLMEAGKVGRDTMLAQIVRMVADAQRSRAPIQRLADQVSGWFVPVVIAIAIVAFAAWMIWGPEPRFAHGLVAAVAVLIIACPCALGLATPMSIMVGVGRGAGLGVLIKNAEALERFEKVDTLVVDKTGTLTEGKPKVTSIAAINGFTETELLRLAATLERASEHPLATAIVNAATERELVLGLAEDFDSPVGKGVTGRVDGRRLIIGSHRIMEEARIDVSSLTSQAEALRGEGATVIFVAVDGDVAGLLAIADPIKTTTPDAVQALLKAGVRVVMLTGDNRTTADAVARKLGITEVEAEILPEDKSKIVKRLREEGRVVAMAGDGVNDAPALAAADVGIAMGTGTDVAIESASVTLLKGDLQGIVRARELSHATMSNIRQNLFFAFIYNAAGVPIAAGVLYPTFGLLLSPIIAAAAMALSSVSVIGNALRLRSVRI, via the coding sequence ATGGACGACCAAAAGGGCCATAATGGTCACCACCACCATCATGACGGGCACGAACCTCAGGCCACATTGGTCGGCGCAAAAAGTCCAGCGACCGATCAGAAGGACGGCCTAATTTACACTTGCCCTATGCATCCGCAGGTGAAGCAGGTAGGGCCTGGGAACTGTCCGATCTGCGGGATGACGCTGGAACCAGAAGTGGTCACGGCAGAAACCGGGCCCAGCGCCGAATATCTCGACATGAGACGTCGTTTCTGGATCGGGCTTACTCTGGCCGTGCCTGTGCTCCTGCTGGAGATGGGTGGCCACCTCACCAATCTCCACATGGTGCTTGGTGCGAAGACTTCGAATTGGATTCAGCTCGTTCTTGCTACACCTGTCGTTCTATGGGCAGGCTTTCCATTCTTCGAGCGCGCATGGAAGTCGCTCGTCTCCATGCGCCTGAACATGTTCACATTGATCGCCATGGGGACCGGGGTTGCATGGACTTACAGCCTTGTTGCAACCCTTGCACCTGGTCTGTTTCCTGCGACGTTCCGCTCCACAGACGGTTCAGTCGCCATTTATTTCGAGGCTGCAGCCGTCATCACCGTCCTGGTACTACTGGGGCAAGTCCTGGAGTTGCAAGCCCGGGAACAGACGGGCGGTGCCATCCGCGCACTTCTTGACCTTGCGCCTAAGACGGCACGCCGCGTCCGCGATGGGGTTGACGAGGACATTGACCTTGAGATGGTTGTCGTCGGGGATCGGCTTCGGGTTCGCCCCGGTGAAAAGGTCCCGGTCGACGGCAACCTTATCGATGGTCGCAGTTCGGTAGATGAATCGATGATCACAGGTGAATCGATGCCCGTCACCAAGGAGGTCGGTGCAAAGCTGATAGGCGGCACGATGAACCAGACCGGTGGCTTCCTCATGGAGGCAGGAAAAGTCGGCCGCGACACCATGCTGGCGCAGATCGTCCGAATGGTTGCGGACGCCCAGCGCTCGCGAGCGCCCATCCAGCGCCTGGCTGACCAAGTTTCCGGTTGGTTTGTCCCCGTGGTGATCGCGATTGCCATCGTCGCATTCGCCGCATGGATGATATGGGGTCCAGAACCGCGCTTTGCGCACGGTCTTGTCGCTGCAGTCGCGGTGCTCATCATCGCATGCCCCTGCGCGTTGGGCCTTGCGACCCCAATGTCGATCATGGTTGGCGTCGGTCGGGGTGCGGGTCTTGGTGTCCTGATCAAGAATGCCGAAGCTTTGGAGCGTTTCGAGAAAGTCGACACGTTGGTCGTCGACAAGACCGGAACCCTGACAGAGGGTAAACCCAAGGTAACGTCGATAGCCGCGATAAACGGTTTCACGGAAACCGAACTGCTGCGCCTGGCGGCAACACTTGAACGGGCAAGCGAGCACCCACTGGCAACTGCCATTGTCAACGCGGCGACAGAACGGGAGCTGGTTCTCGGTCTCGCGGAAGACTTCGATAGCCCGGTTGGCAAAGGGGTTACTGGACGTGTCGATGGACGCAGGCTCATCATAGGCAGCCACCGCATTATGGAAGAAGCCCGTATCGATGTCTCCTCTCTCACCAGCCAGGCGGAGGCGCTGAGAGGGGAAGGCGCAACTGTCATCTTCGTCGCCGTAGACGGCGACGTGGCAGGCCTTTTGGCAATTGCCGACCCGATCAAGACGACGACACCGGACGCAGTCCAAGCCTTGCTCAAGGCAGGGGTCCGGGTCGTCATGTTGACCGGCGATAACAGGACAACAGCCGACGCAGTCGCACGCAAGCTCGGCATCACCGAGGTCGAGGCCGAAATCCTCCCGGAAGACAAAAGCAAGATCGTCAAGCGTTTGCGTGAAGAAGGCCGGGTCGTCGCCATGGCCGGAGATGGGGTGAACGACGCCCCTGCCCTGGCTGCCGCAGATGTCGGAATTGCTATGGGAACCGGCACGGATGTCGCGATCGAGAGCGCAAGCGTCACTCTGCTGAAGGGCGACCTTCAGGGGATCGTGCGGGCTCGTGAACTCAGCCACGCGACAATGAGCAATATCAGGCAAAACCTGTTTTTCGCCTTCATATACAACGCGGCTGGCGTACCGATTGCCGCAGGCGTTCTGTACCCTACGTTCGGGCTTTTGCTATCGCCGATCATCGCAGCGGCCGCCATGGCACTCTCGTCGGTGAGCGTCATTGGCAACGCCCTGAGATTAAGGAGCGTGCGGATATGA